In a single window of the Sphingosinicella microcystinivorans genome:
- a CDS encoding sugar phosphate isomerase/epimerase family protein: MHFRVLQSVWGLDKCPGFDIEARLDEALERVVAAGFDGVGVNIARVARAAGVSRVMGAHGLYWEGQVLVHDAGQLAGYIDEAVRLGAGHVNVQVAGPVRHLADAMRLLESLRRVSDTAPLPVFYETHRGRLTNDLLFTLGILDEMPDLPLTCDLSHYPVAGEMELPLREDQLAAIERLLRNARNFHGRISTTHQVQVAMEAPQHRGWRDQHMAWWRRGFSLWRASAGENDALPFMCELGPPPYAITAPDGRELTDRWQEAQRMREIARGLWDEAATESPAPLSANP; encoded by the coding sequence GTGCACTTTCGCGTTCTGCAATCCGTCTGGGGCCTCGACAAGTGTCCCGGCTTCGACATCGAGGCGCGGCTCGATGAAGCGCTCGAACGCGTCGTCGCGGCCGGATTCGACGGCGTCGGCGTGAATATCGCGCGCGTCGCCCGCGCCGCGGGCGTGTCGCGCGTGATGGGGGCGCATGGGCTCTATTGGGAAGGGCAGGTGCTCGTGCACGATGCCGGGCAGCTCGCCGGCTACATCGACGAAGCCGTGCGTCTCGGCGCCGGTCACGTCAACGTGCAGGTCGCGGGCCCCGTGCGGCACCTCGCGGATGCGATGCGGCTGCTCGAAAGTCTGCGCCGCGTTTCGGATACCGCGCCGCTGCCGGTGTTCTACGAGACGCACCGCGGGCGCCTCACCAACGACCTGCTGTTCACGCTCGGCATTCTCGATGAAATGCCGGACCTGCCGCTCACCTGCGATCTTTCGCATTATCCGGTCGCGGGCGAGATGGAATTGCCGCTGCGCGAGGACCAGCTCGCTGCGATTGAGCGGTTGCTGCGTAACGCCCGGAACTTCCATGGGCGCATCTCCACGACGCATCAGGTGCAGGTCGCCATGGAGGCGCCGCAGCATCGCGGCTGGCGCGATCAGCACATGGCATGGTGGAGGCGGGGTTTTTCGCTGTGGCGAGCCTCGGCAGGGGAAAACGATGCGCTTCCCTTCATGTGCGAGCTCGGTCCGCCGCCCTACGCGATCACCGCGCCGGACGGGCGCGAACTCACCGACCGCTGGCAGGAGGCGCAGCGGATGCGGGAAATCGCGCGCGGCTTGTGGGACGAGGCCGCTACAGAGAGCCCAGCGCCGCTGTCTGCCAATCCGTGA
- a CDS encoding metal-dependent hydrolase family protein, whose amino-acid sequence MRRVAAVTLALMSTSLLAAQPAPVGEAVTLVYAGTLLAEPGKAPRGPSTIVIRDGKIAEVRDGYAEPQAGVKVVDLKDRFVMPGLIDLHVHFWGIGGDPLRARLTAMTSDDADDMMYAVSNARVTLDAGFTTVRDLGGNPRGIRALRDGIDRGNIAGPTIVNAGAPISVSGGHGDPSNGLAETFFNAVHQHQINTCDGPDDCRRAVRQQVALGAQVIKFMSTGGVLSNVSGGLGRSMTDAEIKAVIDTAHGLGRKVATHSHHAAGTKAAIPAGVDTVDHGSFLDDEAIRLLKTHGTWLVPTMLAANTAVEQARGGALPPAVIPKAEEAAANAFNSHKKAFAAGVKVAFGTDSGVSKHGDNAREFALMVKAGMSPAAALQAATVNAAEALGRSAAIGTITSGKDADIIAVAGSPLEDVTRMESVDFVMRHGVVHKAGGKRQGFPAD is encoded by the coding sequence ATGCGTCGTGTTGCTGCCGTCACCCTTGCGCTCATGTCCACCTCGCTGCTCGCCGCGCAGCCCGCGCCCGTGGGCGAGGCCGTGACCCTCGTTTACGCCGGAACGCTGCTCGCCGAGCCGGGCAAGGCGCCGCGCGGGCCGAGCACGATCGTCATCCGGGACGGCAAGATCGCCGAGGTGCGCGACGGCTATGCCGAGCCGCAGGCGGGCGTGAAGGTGGTGGACCTCAAGGACCGCTTCGTGATGCCGGGGCTCATCGACCTGCATGTCCACTTCTGGGGGATCGGCGGCGATCCGCTGCGCGCCCGGCTCACCGCCATGACGAGCGATGATGCCGACGACATGATGTACGCGGTCTCGAACGCGCGGGTCACGCTCGATGCCGGTTTCACCACGGTGCGCGACCTCGGCGGCAATCCGCGTGGCATCCGCGCGCTGCGCGACGGCATTGATCGCGGCAACATCGCCGGGCCGACGATCGTGAACGCAGGCGCGCCGATTTCCGTTTCGGGCGGGCACGGCGATCCTTCGAACGGCCTTGCGGAGACGTTCTTCAACGCCGTCCACCAGCACCAGATCAACACCTGCGACGGACCCGACGATTGCCGCCGCGCGGTGCGTCAGCAGGTCGCGCTCGGCGCGCAGGTCATCAAGTTCATGTCGACGGGCGGCGTGCTCTCCAACGTCTCGGGCGGTCTCGGCCGTTCGATGACCGATGCGGAGATCAAGGCCGTGATCGACACGGCGCACGGCCTCGGCCGCAAGGTCGCCACCCACAGCCACCACGCGGCAGGCACGAAAGCGGCGATCCCGGCGGGCGTCGATACCGTCGACCACGGCTCGTTCCTCGACGACGAGGCGATCAGGCTGCTGAAGACGCACGGCACATGGCTCGTGCCGACCATGCTTGCGGCCAACACCGCCGTCGAACAGGCGCGTGGCGGCGCTCTGCCGCCCGCCGTGATCCCGAAGGCGGAAGAAGCCGCCGCCAATGCGTTCAACAGCCACAAGAAGGCGTTCGCGGCGGGCGTGAAGGTCGCCTTCGGCACCGACAGCGGCGTTTCGAAGCACGGCGACAACGCCCGCGAGTTCGCCCTGATGGTGAAGGCGGGCATGTCGCCCGCCGCCGCGCTTCAGGCCGCGACCGTGAACGCCGCCGAGGCGCTCGGCCGCTCGGCGGCCATCGGCACGATCACGTCCGGCAAGGACGCCGACATCATCGCGGTGGCGGGCAGCCCGCTCGAGGACGTGACCCGCATGGAAAGCGTCGACTTCGTGATGCGTCACGGCGTCGTCCACAAGGCGGGCGGCAAGCGGCAGGGGTTCCCGGCGGACTGA
- a CDS encoding alpha-hydroxy acid oxidase, giving the protein MNRLDRAYAVADLRKAAHARLPRPVWDYLEGGADGEVSIVRNAAAFDAYPLVPRVLAGAARPDASTSLFGQRVAAPLMLSPTGMSRLFHPGKEIAAARAAARAGVFYGLSTFGTTSIEDASVPGAPKLFQLYMFRDRGLTAELLARCKAAGYHVLCLTVDTTTPGNRLRDKRHGFTVPPRLGLRSALDFALRPGWVAGLLRDRDFRLVNVGSRVPAGGTEAFLAYANREIDPAISWRDVEWLQTLWDGPIVLKGVLAIDDAVEAAKRGVNGLILSNHGGRQLDNTVAPVDAVRPIRQAVGSDLTLVVDGGVRRGGDIVRALALGADACSIGRPYLYGLAAGGEAGVARCIDLLVSELVRAMQLCGAASIVDIRARPLLV; this is encoded by the coding sequence GTGAACCGGCTTGATCGCGCCTACGCCGTAGCGGACCTGCGCAAGGCCGCACACGCCCGCCTGCCGAGGCCGGTGTGGGACTATCTGGAAGGCGGCGCGGACGGGGAAGTCTCGATCGTCCGCAACGCTGCCGCCTTCGATGCCTATCCGCTCGTGCCCCGGGTTCTCGCGGGCGCGGCCCGGCCCGACGCGTCGACCAGCCTTTTCGGTCAGCGGGTGGCCGCGCCGCTCATGCTTTCGCCGACCGGCATGTCGCGCCTGTTCCATCCCGGCAAGGAGATCGCCGCCGCACGCGCCGCCGCCCGTGCGGGCGTGTTCTACGGCCTTTCCACCTTCGGCACGACCTCCATCGAGGACGCGTCGGTGCCCGGCGCGCCGAAGCTGTTCCAGCTCTACATGTTCCGCGACCGCGGGCTCACCGCGGAGCTTCTCGCCCGCTGCAAGGCTGCCGGTTATCACGTGCTCTGCCTCACCGTCGACACCACGACACCGGGCAACCGGCTCAGGGACAAGCGTCACGGCTTCACGGTCCCGCCGCGATTGGGGCTGCGGTCGGCCCTCGACTTCGCCCTGCGGCCCGGCTGGGTCGCCGGTCTCCTCAGGGACCGCGATTTCCGGCTGGTCAACGTCGGCAGCCGCGTGCCTGCGGGCGGGACGGAAGCGTTCCTCGCCTACGCCAACCGGGAAATCGACCCGGCCATAAGCTGGCGCGACGTCGAATGGCTGCAAACGCTCTGGGACGGGCCGATCGTTCTCAAGGGCGTGCTCGCCATCGACGATGCCGTGGAAGCTGCGAAACGGGGCGTCAACGGCCTCATCCTCTCCAACCACGGCGGGCGCCAGCTCGACAACACGGTCGCGCCCGTCGATGCTGTCCGCCCCATAAGGCAGGCGGTCGGTTCGGACCTGACGCTGGTCGTCGACGGCGGCGTCCGCCGGGGCGGGGACATAGTGCGGGCGCTCGCGCTCGGTGCGGACGCCTGCTCGATCGGCCGTCCCTATCTCTACGGGCTTGCGGCTGGCGGCGAAGCGGGCGTCGCGCGCTGTATCGACCTGCTGGTGAGCGAGCTCGTCCGCGCGATGCAGCTGTGCGGGGCCGCTTCCATCGTTGACATCCGCGCGAGGCCGCTGCTCGTTTAG
- a CDS encoding MFS transporter — MNAIFVRPARRQLGILTVLAILLDGLDGQALSFALPAIASEWGAEKSAFGIVFMAGLVGMSVGTILLGYAGDRIGRPAALGISVVLFGLFTGLCALAGSVNEILLLRFIAGLGMGGAIPNAAALMSETIAPRWRAVAVTATILCIPLGGMMGGILASWVLPAYGWRPLFIGCGLFSMLLGALLFLEKRGPVSVSPDFRPLPSPGFGETVAVLLGTGARRDTLAMWAAYFWSMMAVYLSLNWLPSLLAGAGFDLGDASIGAALFNCGGIVGALLGASLIRPLGSRVVLVAMALGGGAVSALLAAYPPNPAAFALSVSLIALLGVFSAGIQSILFAVATQLYPVETRATAIGVAVGFGRTGAMISALAGGVLIGWQGGGYFLVSALLMAMLAVSLMVLRRHIERHREPA, encoded by the coding sequence GTGAATGCGATCTTCGTTCGGCCCGCCCGCCGACAACTTGGTATACTTACCGTTCTCGCCATCCTGCTCGACGGGCTCGACGGGCAGGCGCTGAGCTTTGCGCTGCCTGCGATCGCGTCCGAATGGGGCGCGGAGAAGAGCGCCTTCGGAATCGTCTTCATGGCCGGGCTCGTCGGCATGTCGGTCGGCACGATCCTTCTGGGCTACGCCGGGGACCGCATCGGCAGGCCCGCCGCGCTCGGCATCAGCGTCGTTCTGTTCGGCCTGTTCACCGGCCTTTGCGCGCTCGCCGGCAGCGTGAACGAAATCCTCCTCCTCCGCTTCATCGCCGGGCTCGGCATGGGCGGCGCCATTCCGAACGCGGCGGCCCTGATGTCCGAAACCATAGCGCCCCGCTGGCGGGCCGTCGCGGTCACGGCCACGATCCTCTGTATTCCGCTCGGCGGCATGATGGGCGGCATCCTCGCGTCCTGGGTGCTGCCCGCCTACGGGTGGCGGCCGCTGTTCATCGGCTGCGGGCTGTTCTCGATGCTGCTCGGCGCGCTCCTGTTCCTGGAGAAGCGCGGCCCCGTATCCGTCTCGCCCGATTTCCGGCCGCTGCCGTCGCCGGGTTTCGGCGAGACCGTGGCCGTGCTGCTCGGCACGGGCGCGCGGCGCGACACGCTGGCGATGTGGGCGGCCTATTTCTGGTCGATGATGGCCGTCTATCTCTCGCTCAACTGGCTGCCGAGCCTGCTCGCGGGCGCGGGGTTCGATCTCGGCGACGCGAGCATCGGCGCGGCGCTTTTCAATTGCGGGGGCATCGTCGGCGCGCTCCTCGGCGCGTCGCTGATCCGCCCGCTCGGCTCGCGCGTCGTCCTCGTCGCGATGGCGCTGGGCGGGGGCGCGGTCAGCGCGTTGCTGGCTGCCTATCCGCCGAATCCCGCGGCGTTCGCGCTCAGCGTTTCGCTCATCGCCCTGCTCGGCGTGTTCAGCGCGGGCATCCAGTCGATCCTCTTCGCGGTGGCCACGCAGCTCTACCCCGTCGAGACGCGTGCGACCGCGATCGGCGTCGCCGTCGGGTTCGGGCGCACGGGCGCGATGATCAGCGCGCTCGCGGGGGGCGTCCTCATCGGCTGGCAGGGCGGCGGCTATTTCCTCGTCTCGGCGCTGCTGATGGCGATGCTCGCCGTCTCGCTGATGGTGCTGCGCAGGCATATCGAGCGGCATCGTGAACCGGCTTGA
- a CDS encoding peptidoglycan DD-metalloendopeptidase family protein produces the protein MKAIPSRTGVVGLAPGKTTVRTGRSGLAGRKAIPSRTGLSGLPTWKTIPMRNCLSSLAAWKAVPSRTGLAGLAAWMLLAGAANAGVTADHVLERMRKALGTPSAELAAGWALEGTGEAFRMPAQFRVSREGGDRLSVSISTAVYQVARDVDARGGTERNGWDGMQPEAPGRTRELAPDALARTRAASLFLPFMGPLQPRADAKLEQEDVDGRKAYRVAIKDGSSLFVDAKTFLPFRRDYPTRWDEGAAVSTSRFEDYRAVGGALLPFRIRDAAPDNSRQSISITVASYRPLTEKLPPVARAAAAAALAISLDVAPSRLFKEHDFLVSDSDWEINPAWAISYPATETFTLDLILDEADGRWVEPVSGTAFLEAKGTAFRTVTFSAAELKTTRRTVLSRYSGRAPVSVFRHHFTTPIPAAVDAIRYEMTVRDDEGRTATVSRTFPVTVYDQKTPLIFPIKGNFMAISAHDYDDPSHKDDFGQWGAYDIVALGERFELLNNPAAVPRNEDVYTFEKEIIAPGDGTIVATRDGVPDDTPADLLMQGMSDPVHAMPGNWIMLDHGNGEVSFFCHLRQGSLRVKTGQTVRQGEVIALLGGSQTTGYPHLHYQLQTSADLMRTDGIPARFDNIEFAFPVPGAKVSIPKYGYYLRTTDVGKDAK, from the coding sequence ATGAAAGCCATCCCGAGCAGAACCGGCGTCGTCGGCCTTGCGCCGGGGAAGACCACGGTGAGGACCGGCCGCTCCGGCCTCGCAGGGAGGAAAGCCATCCCGAGCAGAACCGGTCTCTCCGGCCTCCCGACGTGGAAAACCATCCCGATGAGGAACTGCCTCTCCAGCCTCGCGGCGTGGAAAGCCGTACCGAGCAGGACCGGCCTTGCCGGTCTTGCGGCGTGGATGCTGCTGGCCGGGGCCGCCAATGCCGGTGTCACCGCCGACCATGTCCTCGAACGGATGCGCAAGGCGCTCGGGACCCCCTCCGCCGAACTCGCGGCCGGGTGGGCGCTGGAAGGCACCGGCGAGGCGTTTCGGATGCCTGCGCAGTTCCGCGTGAGCCGCGAAGGCGGCGACCGGCTCAGCGTCTCCATCTCGACCGCCGTCTATCAGGTGGCGCGCGACGTGGATGCGCGCGGCGGCACGGAGCGCAACGGCTGGGACGGGATGCAGCCGGAAGCGCCCGGCCGCACCCGCGAGCTGGCGCCCGATGCGCTCGCGCGCACGCGCGCAGCATCGCTGTTCCTGCCTTTCATGGGGCCGCTTCAGCCGCGCGCCGACGCGAAGCTGGAACAGGAGGACGTGGACGGCCGCAAGGCCTATCGCGTCGCGATAAAGGACGGCTCCAGCCTGTTCGTCGACGCGAAGACGTTCCTGCCGTTCCGGCGCGACTACCCGACGCGCTGGGACGAGGGGGCGGCGGTCAGCACGTCGCGCTTCGAGGACTATCGCGCGGTGGGCGGCGCGCTGCTGCCGTTCCGTATCCGCGACGCCGCGCCGGACAACAGCAGGCAAAGCATCTCCATCACGGTAGCGTCCTACCGGCCGCTGACGGAAAAACTGCCGCCGGTCGCGCGCGCGGCCGCCGCGGCGGCGCTCGCGATCAGCCTCGACGTTGCGCCGTCGCGGCTTTTCAAGGAGCACGATTTTCTCGTCAGCGACTCGGATTGGGAAATCAACCCGGCGTGGGCGATCTCCTACCCGGCAACGGAAACCTTCACGCTCGACCTCATTCTCGACGAAGCGGACGGGCGATGGGTGGAGCCGGTCTCGGGCACGGCGTTCCTCGAAGCGAAAGGCACGGCGTTCCGCACAGTCACATTCTCCGCCGCCGAACTGAAGACGACCCGCCGCACGGTGCTGTCGCGCTATTCGGGACGCGCGCCGGTGTCGGTGTTCCGCCATCATTTCACGACGCCCATTCCGGCGGCGGTGGACGCCATCCGCTACGAGATGACTGTGCGCGACGACGAAGGACGAACGGCAACGGTCTCGCGCACCTTCCCCGTGACCGTCTACGACCAGAAGACGCCGCTGATCTTCCCGATCAAGGGGAACTTCATGGCGATCTCGGCGCACGATTACGACGACCCCTCGCACAAGGACGATTTCGGCCAGTGGGGCGCCTACGACATCGTCGCGCTCGGCGAGCGGTTCGAGTTGCTCAACAACCCGGCGGCCGTGCCGAGGAACGAGGATGTCTACACCTTCGAGAAGGAGATCATCGCGCCCGGAGACGGCACCATCGTGGCGACGCGCGACGGCGTTCCCGACGACACGCCCGCCGACCTGCTGATGCAGGGCATGTCCGATCCCGTCCACGCCATGCCGGGCAACTGGATCATGCTCGACCACGGCAACGGCGAGGTCAGCTTCTTCTGCCACCTGCGGCAGGGCTCGCTGCGCGTAAAGACGGGGCAGACGGTGCGGCAGGGCGAGGTCATCGCGCTGCTCGGCGGATCGCAGACGACGGGCTATCCGCATCTCCACTACCAGTTGCAGACGAGCGCCGACCTGATGCGGACCGACGGCATACCGGCGCGCTTCGACAATATCGAGTTCGCCTTCCCGGTGCCGGGCGCCAAGGTGAGCATCCCGAAATACGGCTATTACCTGCGCACGACGGACGTGGGAAAGGACGCGAAGTGA
- a CDS encoding amidase family protein encodes MTGLRRREILAALGLAPLAAKANAAPAADTGDGMALAARIREGGLTAEHAAADAVAARDRMQPHLNFLTAPGFVPSLSGRTFSGVPILVKDLLDVEGLPTRYGSRAYDGGAASGQSPYIDALRNAGFAIIGKCTTSEFGFLPTSEALGPGPTRNPWDPDRSTGGSSGGAAAAVAAGVVPIAHGGDGGGSIRIPAACCGLFGLKPSRGRLIRVAPPPPRPVELGVQHVLTRSVRDSAMVFALTEDASANTPIGFVSGASARPLRIGFVEESMENIMPSDAVRAAFDASLQLLASLGLKPLQTRWPVKRGVMHDFLTYWAEGAMMQAKATPQPDLLEPFTLALAEHARRMSPAKRQDAADGLIAASAAYNGWFDDFDIIATPVLRTAAPPLGHLAPTVPFDTLYERLIEFAGYTPIHNAAGAPAMSVPLGRSPDGLPIGIQFAAAPGRDDLLFDLAYRLEAKQPWAGCRPPVHA; translated from the coding sequence GTGACGGGCCTGCGCCGACGCGAGATCCTCGCCGCGCTCGGCCTCGCGCCGCTGGCGGCGAAGGCGAACGCCGCGCCCGCCGCCGATACGGGTGACGGCATGGCGCTCGCCGCGCGGATTCGCGAGGGCGGCCTGACGGCCGAACACGCCGCCGCCGACGCCGTCGCCGCGCGCGACCGGATGCAGCCGCACCTCAACTTCCTCACCGCGCCGGGGTTCGTGCCGTCGCTGTCCGGGCGGACGTTCTCCGGCGTGCCGATCCTCGTCAAGGATCTTCTCGACGTCGAGGGGCTGCCGACGCGCTACGGGTCGCGGGCCTATGACGGCGGGGCCGCATCCGGCCAGTCGCCCTATATCGACGCGCTGAGGAACGCGGGCTTCGCGATCATCGGGAAATGCACGACCTCGGAATTCGGCTTCCTGCCGACATCCGAGGCGCTTGGCCCCGGCCCCACTCGCAATCCGTGGGACCCGGACCGGTCGACGGGCGGCTCTTCTGGCGGCGCGGCAGCGGCGGTCGCGGCGGGCGTCGTGCCGATCGCGCACGGCGGCGACGGCGGCGGCTCCATCCGGATTCCGGCGGCGTGCTGCGGGCTGTTCGGGCTGAAGCCCTCGCGCGGACGCCTGATCCGCGTGGCGCCGCCCCCGCCCCGCCCGGTCGAACTCGGCGTGCAGCACGTCCTCACCCGTTCGGTGCGGGATAGCGCGATGGTGTTCGCGCTCACCGAGGACGCAAGCGCCAACACGCCCATCGGCTTCGTATCGGGCGCCAGCGCGCGGCCGCTGCGCATCGGCTTCGTCGAGGAAAGCATGGAGAACATCATGCCTTCGGACGCGGTTCGCGCGGCGTTCGACGCCAGCCTCCAGTTGCTCGCGTCGCTCGGCCTGAAACCCCTTCAGACCCGCTGGCCAGTGAAGCGCGGCGTCATGCACGACTTCCTGACCTATTGGGCGGAAGGCGCGATGATGCAGGCCAAGGCGACGCCGCAGCCCGACCTGCTCGAACCCTTCACGCTCGCGCTCGCCGAGCACGCGCGGCGCATGTCTCCGGCGAAACGGCAGGACGCTGCCGACGGCCTGATCGCCGCCTCGGCGGCGTACAATGGCTGGTTCGACGACTTCGACATCATCGCGACGCCGGTGCTGCGCACCGCGGCGCCGCCGCTCGGCCACCTCGCGCCGACGGTTCCGTTCGATACGCTCTACGAACGGCTGATCGAATTCGCGGGCTACACGCCGATCCACAATGCGGCCGGCGCACCCGCGATGAGCGTGCCGCTCGGCCGGTCGCCGGATGGGCTTCCGATCGGCATCCAGTTCGCCGCAGCGCCGGGCCGCGACGACCTGCTGTTCGACCTCGCCTACCGGCTGGAAGCGAAGCAGCCATGGGCGGGATGCAGACCGCCCGTCCACGCCTGA
- a CDS encoding GntR family transcriptional regulator, whose amino-acid sequence MVDRWVAPKVGRVKGYTLRELAYGELRAALLSGRFAPGEAITVRELAEMMHLGFMPVREGVQQLASQGALEFLPNRSVRVPVYTLEEVRKIYEARILIECYAVEQAAKYITAEQVAALNEGLQEMFTRPADTEARDKLKANYDFHFQIYAACGSSYIVEMIERLWLRIGPLHISVFNSAPADREDFLAVQPQHVELVNALRAHDPAHAKEIMLSLLEKSLSWYERHAANLLAA is encoded by the coding sequence ATGGTCGACAGGTGGGTTGCCCCGAAGGTGGGGCGGGTCAAGGGTTACACGCTGCGCGAGCTGGCCTACGGCGAGCTTCGCGCGGCGCTGCTTTCCGGGCGTTTCGCGCCGGGCGAGGCCATCACGGTCCGCGAGCTTGCTGAGATGATGCACCTCGGCTTCATGCCCGTGCGCGAGGGCGTGCAGCAGCTCGCCTCGCAGGGCGCGCTCGAGTTCCTGCCGAACCGCTCCGTCCGCGTGCCGGTCTATACGCTCGAGGAGGTCCGCAAGATCTACGAGGCGCGCATCCTCATCGAGTGCTACGCCGTCGAGCAGGCGGCGAAATACATCACCGCCGAGCAGGTCGCGGCGCTCAACGAGGGCCTGCAGGAGATGTTCACGCGGCCCGCGGACACCGAGGCGCGCGACAAGCTGAAGGCCAACTACGATTTCCATTTCCAGATCTACGCGGCCTGCGGCTCCTCCTACATCGTCGAGATGATCGAGCGGCTCTGGCTGCGTATCGGGCCGCTGCACATCAGCGTGTTCAACTCCGCGCCCGCGGACCGCGAGGACTTCCTCGCCGTGCAGCCGCAGCACGTGGAGCTGGTGAATGCGCTGCGCGCGCACGATCCGGCGCACGCGAAGGAGATCATGCTGTCGCTGCTCGAAAAGTCGCTGTCGTGGTACGAGCGCCACGCCGCGAACCTCCTCGCCGCCTGA